A section of the Streptomyces xinghaiensis S187 genome encodes:
- a CDS encoding terpene synthase family protein, with product MAETTTGALAAASSTAGGTPPGGLPPFWCPVESAVHPAVRRIEERAVAWLDASGVFTDAADRAWNLASNAAEFSCRLAPSGDEERLLLFAQWTYWLFALDDTRLDAGPSADRSPDVAGLGLRLVRSLEAPGSGMLGSGPMARALDDLVVRTRAATGPVQFQRLADGVRDLLLGAAWQQANAGRGVVPSPAEYAAGRIADVGTRFDAAFVEIAGGAGIPGDLLHSGPVRALTEATGFIAACDNDLLSAAKEAGEKTAAPNLVRVLAHHHRCSERQALAAALSLRDRAMTLFLRLRERTARLADEALRRYLDDLGHWIAGNIRWSDTAPRYASPRHLHPLPVAGATLGVTLRQGPADARPGPPGLSTIDWWWDQLGG from the coding sequence GTGGCGGAGACGACCACCGGCGCCCTCGCGGCCGCGTCCTCCACCGCCGGGGGAACGCCTCCGGGCGGACTGCCGCCCTTCTGGTGTCCCGTGGAATCGGCCGTCCACCCCGCGGTCCGCAGGATCGAGGAGCGGGCCGTCGCCTGGCTCGACGCGAGCGGTGTCTTCACCGACGCGGCCGACCGGGCCTGGAACCTGGCCAGCAACGCCGCGGAGTTCAGCTGCCGCCTCGCCCCCAGCGGGGACGAGGAACGCCTGCTGCTGTTCGCCCAGTGGACGTACTGGCTGTTCGCTCTCGACGACACCCGGCTCGACGCCGGGCCGTCGGCGGACCGGAGCCCGGACGTCGCCGGCCTCGGTCTGCGGCTGGTCCGCTCCCTGGAGGCCCCCGGCTCCGGGATGCTCGGCTCCGGCCCGATGGCCCGCGCGCTCGACGACCTGGTCGTCCGCACCCGGGCCGCGACCGGGCCCGTACAGTTCCAGCGGCTGGCCGACGGGGTCCGCGATCTGCTGCTGGGCGCGGCCTGGCAGCAGGCCAACGCCGGCCGCGGTGTCGTGCCGAGCCCCGCCGAGTACGCCGCCGGGCGCATCGCGGACGTCGGAACCCGGTTCGACGCCGCCTTCGTCGAGATCGCGGGCGGTGCCGGGATCCCCGGCGACCTGCTCCACTCCGGTCCCGTCCGCGCCCTGACCGAGGCCACCGGTTTCATCGCGGCCTGCGACAACGATCTGCTCTCCGCGGCCAAGGAGGCCGGGGAGAAGACCGCCGCCCCGAACCTCGTGCGGGTCCTCGCCCATCACCACCGCTGCTCGGAGCGGCAGGCCCTCGCCGCCGCGCTCTCCCTGCGGGACCGGGCGATGACCCTCTTCCTCCGTCTGCGCGAGCGGACCGCGCGGTTGGCCGACGAGGCCCTCCGCCGCTATCTCGACGACCTGGGCCACTGGATCGCGGGGAACATCCGCTGGTCCGACACCGCCCCGCGCTACGCCAGCCCGCGTCATCTCCACCCCCTGCCCGTGGCCGGGGCGACGCTGGGGGTCACCCTGCGCCAGGGCCCGGCCGACGCGCGGCCGGGCCCACCGGGGCTGTCCACCATCGACTGGTGGTGGGACCAACTCGGTGGCTGA
- a CDS encoding SAM-dependent methyltransferase, whose product MGQTQEPLPKGIDINVPSVARMYDYFLGGKDNYAVDREASDELLKVVPSTRELALNNRQFLARVVRRLAEDHGIRQFLDHGSGLPTQNNVHQVAQSVDPSSRVVYVDNDPIVLAHGRALLEENENTAVITADMRDTDGIFGHPEVERLIDFDEPVAALFVSVLHCIKDEDDPAGLIRTVRDRLAPGSFMVICQLVSEDAATRDFVTDFMDKSTHGNWGRVRRQRDLEQFFEGLEILEPGLVEVSTWRPDTDLAPRQRTQEWIEYGGVGRLP is encoded by the coding sequence ATGGGCCAGACACAAGAGCCGCTGCCCAAGGGGATCGACATCAACGTTCCCAGTGTGGCTCGGATGTACGACTACTTCCTCGGGGGCAAGGACAACTACGCCGTCGACCGGGAAGCCTCCGACGAGCTGCTGAAGGTGGTCCCGAGCACCAGGGAACTGGCGCTCAACAACCGGCAGTTCCTGGCCCGTGTGGTCCGGCGGCTGGCCGAGGACCACGGCATCCGCCAGTTCCTGGACCACGGTTCCGGCCTGCCCACCCAGAACAACGTCCACCAGGTCGCCCAGAGCGTGGACCCGTCCTCGCGCGTCGTCTACGTCGACAACGACCCGATCGTCCTCGCCCACGGCCGCGCACTGCTGGAGGAGAACGAGAACACCGCCGTCATCACGGCGGACATGCGCGACACCGACGGGATCTTCGGCCACCCCGAGGTCGAGCGGCTGATCGACTTCGACGAGCCGGTGGCCGCGCTGTTCGTCTCGGTGCTGCACTGCATCAAGGACGAGGACGACCCGGCCGGCCTCATCCGGACCGTCAGGGACCGGCTGGCGCCCGGCAGTTTCATGGTGATCTGCCAGCTGGTGAGCGAGGACGCCGCCACCCGCGATTTCGTCACCGACTTCATGGACAAGAGCACCCACGGCAACTGGGGCCGGGTGCGGCGGCAGCGGGACCTGGAGCAGTTCTTCGAGGGCCTGGAGATCCTGGAGCCGGGCCTGGTGGAGGTCTCCACCTGGCGGCCGGACACCGACCTCGCCCCCCGGCAGCGCACCCAGGAGTGGATCGAATACGGGGGCGTGGGCCGGCTGCCCTGA
- a CDS encoding SAM-dependent methyltransferase: MTDAADSITGTGHAPGRGGLVIDPPRPREAALGEEAFGEETPFGEETPFDEAEVPLYYSRKTADILHKYGPGPRVHFHLGMFESTPNTTVAQHLIRRRITDSQEAVIRHAAATWGAADHPPASLLDIGCGLGGGSIYWAQEHGSTVTGLTITADHIPVMDHLVRRAAVRDRVTPVLGDVHAFREERAYDAAVAVESAVHMDRRRLFAVAARALRPGGWFGLQDHFLCRPEVAGFVNGYYRTRLGTLDEYVRAAREAGFTLERDEDITDPVSEFWVQSMAWTAAELDRTAGSAAPSPIARERLTDSAVGHGRLFRIWRDHAVETRLLLFRLRTD; this comes from the coding sequence ATGACAGACGCAGCCGACAGCATCACGGGCACCGGTCATGCCCCCGGCCGCGGCGGTCTCGTCATCGATCCGCCGAGACCCCGGGAAGCCGCACTCGGCGAGGAGGCGTTCGGTGAGGAAACCCCGTTCGGGGAGGAAACCCCGTTCGACGAGGCCGAGGTGCCCCTGTACTACTCCCGGAAGACCGCCGACATCCTGCACAAGTACGGCCCCGGGCCCCGCGTCCACTTCCATCTGGGCATGTTCGAGTCCACACCGAACACCACCGTCGCCCAGCACCTCATCCGCCGCCGGATCACCGACTCCCAGGAAGCGGTGATCCGCCACGCGGCCGCCACCTGGGGCGCCGCGGACCACCCGCCGGCCAGCCTCCTCGACATCGGCTGCGGCCTCGGGGGCGGGTCGATCTACTGGGCCCAGGAGCACGGCAGCACCGTGACGGGGCTCACCATCACGGCCGACCACATACCGGTCATGGACCACCTGGTCCGCCGGGCCGCGGTCCGCGACCGCGTCACCCCCGTCCTGGGTGATGTCCACGCGTTCCGGGAGGAGCGGGCTTACGACGCCGCCGTGGCCGTGGAGAGCGCCGTGCACATGGACCGGCGGCGGCTCTTCGCCGTGGCCGCCCGGGCCCTGCGGCCCGGTGGCTGGTTCGGTCTCCAGGATCACTTCCTGTGCCGGCCGGAGGTCGCCGGCTTCGTGAACGGCTACTACCGGACGCGGCTGGGCACCCTCGACGAGTACGTCCGCGCCGCACGCGAGGCGGGGTTCACCCTGGAACGGGACGAGGACATCACCGACCCCGTCTCGGAGTTCTGGGTGCAGTCCATGGCATGGACCGCCGCGGAACTGGACCGGACGGCGGGGTCGGCCGCGCCCTCCCCCATCGCCCGCGAGCGGCTGACGGACTCGGCCGTCGGGCACGGCAGGCTGTTCCGGATCTGGCGCGACCACGCCGTCGAGACCCGGCTGCTCCTCTTCCGCCTCCGGACGGACTGA